A single genomic interval of Flavihumibacter rivuli harbors:
- the sucD gene encoding succinate--CoA ligase subunit alpha — translation MSVLVNKNSKIIVQGFTGTEGTFHATQMIEYGTQVVGGVTPGKGGSTHLDRPVFNTVAEAVKATGANVSIIFVPPAFAADAIMEAADAGIELVVCITEGIPVQDMVKARHFLQGKNTRLVGPNCPGVITAGECKVGIMPGFVFKAGRIGIVSKSGTLTYEAADQVAKAGLGISTAIGIGGDPIIGTPTKDAVELLMNDPETDAIVMIGEIGGSMEADAARWIKENGTKPVVGFIAGQTAPPGRRMGHAGAIIGGADDTAAAKMKIMAECGIHVVQSPADIGKRIAEVVKK, via the coding sequence ATGAGCGTTTTAGTCAATAAAAACTCCAAGATCATTGTACAGGGCTTTACCGGTACAGAAGGAACATTCCATGCAACCCAAATGATTGAATACGGCACCCAGGTAGTAGGTGGTGTAACGCCAGGAAAAGGTGGCTCTACACATCTCGACCGTCCGGTTTTCAATACCGTTGCAGAAGCGGTAAAGGCTACCGGAGCCAATGTGTCCATCATTTTCGTTCCCCCGGCATTTGCTGCTGACGCCATCATGGAGGCAGCTGATGCAGGTATTGAACTGGTTGTTTGTATCACTGAAGGTATTCCTGTTCAGGATATGGTGAAGGCCAGGCATTTCCTGCAGGGTAAGAATACCCGCCTGGTAGGTCCAAACTGTCCTGGTGTGATCACCGCCGGTGAATGTAAAGTAGGCATCATGCCCGGCTTTGTGTTCAAGGCAGGTCGTATCGGTATCGTTTCCAAGAGCGGCACCCTGACCTACGAAGCAGCTGACCAGGTTGCCAAGGCTGGTTTGGGCATTTCAACTGCTATCGGAATTGGCGGCGACCCCATTATCGGAACCCCAACGAAAGATGCTGTTGAGCTGCTGATGAACGACCCTGAGACTGACGCGATCGTTATGATCGGTGAGATCGGAGGAAGCATGGAAGCAGATGCAGCCCGCTGGATCAAGGAGAACGGCACCAAGCCGGTGGTTGGTTTCATTGCCGGCCAGACAGCTCCTCCCGGCCGCCGCATGGGCCATGCCGGAGCCATCATTGGTGGTGCAGATGATACCGCTGCCGCTAAAATGAAGATCATGGCAGAATGTGGCATCCACGTGGTTCAAAGCCCCGCTGACATCGGCAAGAGGATAGCGGAAGTGGTGAAAAAATAA
- a CDS encoding ABC transporter ATP-binding protein, translating into MIEVKNIRKSFGDKVVINDVSAVMEAGKCNLIIGSSGSGKTVFMKCLVGLFQPDNGHILYQGEDFTSMDDAKRKEIRKEIGMLFQGSALFDSLTVEQNVQFPLDMFTDWSLEEKKKRVNEVLDRVNLKDANKKFPAEISGGMKKRVGIARAIVLNPKYLFCDEPNSGLDPQTSLVIDKLIKELTTEFNITTVINTHDMNSVMEIGDHIIYMYQGNKEWEGNNQEIIFSKNQRLNDFIFASEFLRDAKDMRMLEHKGKIDNNRNMDELLK; encoded by the coding sequence ATGATCGAAGTAAAAAATATCCGGAAGAGTTTTGGTGACAAGGTGGTGATCAATGACGTGAGTGCCGTTATGGAGGCAGGCAAATGCAACCTCATTATCGGTTCCAGCGGCAGCGGCAAGACGGTGTTCATGAAGTGCCTGGTCGGCCTGTTCCAGCCGGATAATGGCCATATCCTTTACCAAGGTGAAGACTTCACTTCCATGGACGATGCCAAGCGAAAGGAGATCAGGAAAGAGATCGGGATGCTTTTCCAGGGATCGGCCCTCTTTGATAGCCTGACCGTTGAACAGAATGTGCAGTTTCCGCTGGACATGTTCACCGACTGGAGCCTGGAGGAGAAAAAGAAAAGGGTCAATGAAGTGCTGGACCGGGTGAACCTGAAAGACGCCAACAAAAAGTTCCCAGCCGAGATCAGTGGCGGGATGAAAAAAAGGGTGGGTATTGCAAGGGCCATTGTCCTGAACCCAAAATACCTCTTTTGCGATGAACCCAACTCGGGTCTCGACCCCCAAACCTCCCTGGTGATCGACAAACTGATCAAGGAACTAACCACCGAATTCAATATCACCACGGTGATCAACACCCATGACATGAACAGTGTGATGGAGATCGGGGACCATATCATTTATATGTACCAGGGTAATAAGGAGTGGGAAGGCAATAACCAGGAGATCATCTTCAGTAAGAACCAGCGCCTGAATGACTTCATCTTCGCCTCGGAGTTCCTGCGTGATGCCAAGGACATGCGGATGCTCGAACACAAGGGCAAGATCGACAATAACCGGAATATGGATGAGCTCCTGAAATAA
- a CDS encoding MlaE family ABC transporter permease codes for MTFFTDFGRYLLMLRGMFSKPENGKVYWKEFMHQCSELGIGSLGIVVIISIFMGAVSTLQTAYQLVSPIIPKSTIAQIVRDTVLLEFAPTLVCIVLAGVVGSKIASELGNMRVSEQIDALEIMGINTKTYLILPKIGAALLVIPMLVVISAALGIWGGRLAGTASGILSGTDFDRGLLQAFLPFNVTFALIKAYVFSFIISSIPAFYGYYVEGGALEIGRASTKSVVVSCVLILFADYILAALLL; via the coding sequence ATGACTTTTTTTACAGATTTTGGTCGATACCTATTGATGCTGAGGGGAATGTTTTCCAAACCGGAAAACGGCAAAGTGTACTGGAAGGAGTTCATGCATCAATGCTCCGAACTTGGCATCGGGTCGCTGGGGATCGTGGTGATCATCTCCATTTTCATGGGGGCAGTTTCCACCCTGCAAACCGCCTACCAGCTGGTGAGTCCGATCATTCCAAAATCCACCATTGCCCAGATCGTGCGCGATACGGTATTGCTGGAATTCGCCCCCACCCTTGTTTGTATCGTACTGGCCGGAGTGGTAGGCAGTAAGATAGCCAGTGAGTTGGGGAACATGAGGGTGAGCGAACAGATCGATGCATTAGAGATCATGGGCATCAACACCAAGACCTACCTCATATTACCCAAGATCGGTGCGGCCCTCCTGGTGATTCCCATGCTGGTTGTGATCTCCGCGGCTTTGGGTATTTGGGGAGGAAGACTGGCAGGCACTGCTTCTGGGATCTTGTCGGGCACCGATTTCGACAGGGGCTTACTCCAGGCATTCCTTCCTTTCAATGTAACCTTTGCCCTCATCAAGGCTTATGTATTCTCCTTCATTATTTCCAGTATCCCGGCCTTTTACGGTTATTACGTGGAAGGAGGTGCATTGGAAATCGGCAGGGCGAGTACGAAATCGGTGGTGGTGAGTTGCGTTCTCATACTTTTTGCAGACTACATACTGGCTGCCCTTTTGTTGTAA
- a CDS encoding NADP-dependent malic enzyme, with protein sequence MAKEARRSQALEYHAKGRPGKIEVIPTKEAKTQRDLSLAYSPGVAEPCKEIAAHKENVYKYTAKGNLVAVISNGTAVLGLGDIGPEASKPVMEGKGVLFKIFADIDVFDIEVNEKDPVKFVEIVKALEPTFGGINLEDIKAPECFYIEQELKKQLKIPVMHDDQHGTAIISAAALINALELQKKKIEKVRFVVNGAGAAAMACVKLYVSLGARHENFIMFDKDGVLHAGRTDLGEDKKPFAVKSPDWTLGKAMENADVFLGLSVGNVVTTEMVQGMAKNPIVFAMANPDPEITYEKAVAARKDIIMATGRSDYPNQVNNVLGFPFIFRGALDVRATQINEEMKLAAVRALAELAKSPVPDIVNLAYNEKSMSFGPTYIIPKPLDPRLLSTVAPAVAKAAIDSGVAQSTITNWDAYSVELNKRLGLDNQLMRVIGNKARKDPKRLVFAEADNLKILKAAQIVFEEGVAYPILLGDEKKIRTIADSNSIDLDGIPIIDPRSDEQEEKRKLYGQVLFQKRQRKGLNKYEAYKIMKDRNYFGCMMVETGDADAMISGLTRNYDETIRPAIQVIGTEEGVKKIAGMYLLLTKKGPLFLADTTVNFNPTAEELADITLMVAKEVRNFNITPRIAMLSYSNFGSSASPEAKLVAEARRIVKERNPSLVVDGEMQASIAFNKEILKENYPFSELVDEDVNTLIFPNLAAGNVAYNLLKEVGGADAIGPILLGMKKPVHVLQLGSSVRSIFNMALVAVIDAQIKCSKTATAEIVTKSKWWKKFQNVSRDI encoded by the coding sequence ATGGCGAAAGAAGCAAGACGATCGCAAGCCCTTGAATACCATGCAAAAGGCAGGCCGGGAAAAATAGAAGTCATTCCAACCAAGGAAGCGAAGACCCAAAGGGACCTGTCATTGGCCTATAGCCCCGGAGTGGCTGAACCCTGCAAGGAAATCGCAGCACATAAGGAAAATGTATATAAGTACACGGCCAAGGGCAACCTGGTGGCCGTGATCAGTAATGGAACGGCAGTGCTTGGCCTGGGCGATATTGGCCCAGAAGCGAGCAAGCCGGTAATGGAAGGAAAAGGCGTATTGTTTAAAATATTCGCTGATATTGACGTATTTGATATTGAGGTAAACGAGAAAGACCCTGTAAAGTTTGTAGAGATCGTAAAGGCACTTGAGCCCACATTCGGCGGGATCAACCTGGAAGACATAAAGGCCCCCGAATGCTTTTACATAGAACAGGAGCTCAAAAAGCAGCTGAAGATCCCTGTTATGCATGATGACCAGCATGGTACTGCTATCATCAGCGCAGCTGCCCTGATCAATGCACTGGAGCTCCAGAAAAAGAAGATCGAAAAGGTACGGTTCGTGGTTAATGGCGCCGGTGCCGCGGCTATGGCCTGCGTGAAGCTTTATGTTTCCCTGGGAGCCAGGCATGAAAACTTCATCATGTTCGACAAGGACGGGGTGCTGCATGCAGGACGTACCGATCTGGGCGAGGACAAGAAACCATTTGCCGTAAAATCACCAGACTGGACATTGGGCAAGGCAATGGAAAATGCCGATGTATTCCTGGGGCTAAGCGTAGGCAATGTAGTAACCACGGAAATGGTGCAGGGCATGGCCAAGAACCCGATCGTTTTCGCGATGGCCAACCCCGACCCGGAGATCACTTATGAAAAAGCCGTGGCTGCCCGAAAGGATATCATCATGGCTACAGGCAGAAGTGATTATCCCAACCAGGTGAACAATGTATTGGGTTTCCCCTTTATTTTCCGTGGTGCCCTTGATGTAAGGGCCACACAGATCAATGAGGAAATGAAACTGGCCGCAGTAAGGGCATTGGCAGAACTGGCCAAGAGCCCGGTCCCCGATATCGTTAACCTGGCCTATAACGAAAAGAGCATGAGCTTTGGTCCGACCTATATCATTCCAAAGCCCCTTGATCCCCGTTTGTTGTCAACCGTTGCCCCTGCAGTGGCGAAAGCCGCGATCGACAGCGGTGTTGCCCAGTCAACCATTACTAACTGGGATGCCTATTCGGTTGAACTGAACAAAAGGCTGGGACTTGACAACCAGTTAATGCGCGTAATCGGCAACAAGGCGAGGAAAGACCCCAAGCGACTGGTATTTGCAGAAGCCGATAACCTCAAGATCCTGAAAGCTGCCCAGATCGTGTTTGAAGAAGGCGTTGCCTACCCCATCCTGCTGGGAGATGAGAAGAAGATCCGGACCATTGCCGACTCCAACAGCATCGACCTCGATGGCATTCCCATCATTGACCCGAGGAGCGATGAGCAGGAAGAGAAACGCAAACTGTATGGCCAGGTATTGTTCCAGAAGCGGCAGCGCAAGGGACTGAACAAGTATGAGGCTTACAAGATCATGAAGGACAGGAACTACTTCGGGTGCATGATGGTGGAGACCGGCGATGCCGATGCCATGATCTCCGGCCTGACCCGCAACTACGATGAAACCATCCGACCAGCCATCCAGGTGATCGGCACTGAAGAAGGTGTGAAGAAGATCGCAGGGATGTACTTGTTGCTCACCAAGAAAGGCCCACTGTTCCTTGCCGATACAACAGTCAACTTCAATCCTACTGCCGAGGAACTCGCAGACATTACCCTGATGGTGGCGAAAGAGGTGAGGAACTTCAACATCACCCCAAGGATCGCCATGCTGAGCTATTCCAACTTCGGCAGCAGCGCTTCGCCGGAAGCCAAGCTGGTAGCGGAAGCCAGGAGAATTGTCAAGGAAAGGAACCCGTCCCTGGTAGTGGATGGCGAAATGCAGGCAAGTATCGCTTTCAATAAAGAGATCCTGAAAGAAAACTATCCCTTTAGTGAACTGGTAGACGAGGATGTAAACACACTGATCTTCCCCAACCTTGCAGCAGGTAACGTAGCATATAATCTCCTGAAAGAAGTAGGTGGCGCGGATGCGATCGGGCCTATCCTTTTGGGCATGAAAAAGCCCGTACATGTACTACAATTGGGCAGTTCTGTAAGGAGCATCTTCAATATGGCCCTTGTTGCGGTCATCGATGCGCAGATCAAGTGCAGTAAAACGGCAACAGCGGAGATCGTTACCAAGTCGAAGTGGTGGAAGAAATTCCAGAATGTCTCCCGGGACATTTGA
- a CDS encoding M20 metallopeptidase family protein gives MSIHGTIRQLAAQYAEEYVSVRRHLHAHPELSYEEYETSSFIQSKLRECGIPFQVMATTGVVGLIEGRNPGSRVIALRADMDALPIEEANDVPYRSLKKGIMHACGHDVHTTCLLGAARILNELRDQWEGTVKLVFQPGEERNPGGASLMIKDGVLENPRPEAIVGLHVHPQMPVGQVSFRSGKVMASADEIYISVKSKGGHAAGPHLTVDTILVASHIVVALQQVISRNRDPLQPSVLSITSFQGGHTTNVIPAEVKLMGTFRAMDEQWRFEAHKHIREIVEGVGKSMGASVDLHIDIGYPTVYNNERLHEKASAIAREYMGEEKVGETEIRMGAEDFGYYSQQIPGCFFRLGVMNKEKGITSGVHTPNFDIDETAIPIGIGLMAAMGAGLSY, from the coding sequence ATGAGTATTCACGGAACAATAAGGCAGTTGGCAGCACAATATGCAGAAGAGTACGTGTCAGTCAGAAGACATTTGCACGCCCATCCTGAACTGAGCTACGAGGAATATGAAACCAGTTCCTTCATCCAATCCAAATTAAGGGAATGCGGCATCCCCTTCCAGGTGATGGCCACTACCGGGGTGGTCGGCCTCATTGAAGGACGTAACCCGGGTTCCAGGGTGATCGCCTTGCGTGCCGACATGGACGCATTACCTATTGAAGAAGCCAACGATGTCCCCTACCGTTCCCTGAAAAAAGGTATCATGCACGCCTGTGGTCATGATGTCCATACTACCTGCCTGCTGGGTGCAGCCAGGATCCTCAATGAATTAAGGGACCAATGGGAAGGAACCGTTAAACTGGTCTTCCAGCCGGGAGAAGAAAGGAACCCCGGTGGTGCAAGCCTGATGATAAAAGATGGTGTACTTGAAAATCCCCGTCCGGAAGCCATTGTCGGCCTTCACGTTCATCCGCAGATGCCGGTTGGACAGGTAAGCTTCCGTTCGGGAAAGGTAATGGCCAGTGCAGATGAGATCTACATTTCTGTCAAAAGCAAGGGCGGACATGCGGCCGGCCCCCACCTGACCGTAGATACCATACTGGTAGCATCGCATATTGTGGTGGCCTTGCAGCAGGTAATCAGCCGTAACCGCGACCCATTGCAACCATCGGTGCTGTCCATTACCTCCTTCCAGGGTGGCCATACCACCAATGTGATCCCCGCCGAAGTGAAACTAATGGGAACATTCAGGGCAATGGATGAGCAATGGCGTTTCGAAGCGCATAAACATATCCGTGAGATCGTGGAAGGCGTCGGGAAAAGCATGGGGGCGAGTGTTGACCTCCATATCGACATTGGTTACCCAACCGTGTACAATAACGAACGACTGCATGAAAAGGCCAGTGCCATTGCCAGGGAATACATGGGCGAGGAGAAGGTTGGCGAAACAGAGATCAGGATGGGTGCGGAAGATTTCGGCTATTATTCCCAGCAAATTCCCGGTTGTTTTTTCCGCCTGGGTGTAATGAACAAGGAAAAGGGGATCACTTCAGGAGTACATACCCCAAATTTTGATATTGACGAAACTGCCATCCCCATCGGTATAGGCCTGATGGCCGCCATGGGCGCAGGACTCAGCTATTGA
- a CDS encoding SPOR domain-containing protein, producing MKQILSLVLLLLVKAGFGQSDSLVVYKDPRIDQLVRKQAEINEFTTREARRNVSGFRIQVINTTDRNAAISAKTRVYKLFPELKAYLMYQSPYFRLRVGNFKTRKEAEEYQRQLAREFKNNVYIVNDVIEVDPTDSLMQEQ from the coding sequence ATGAAACAGATCTTATCCCTTGTATTATTATTGCTCGTCAAGGCTGGATTTGGACAATCCGACAGCCTGGTGGTGTATAAGGACCCAAGGATCGATCAATTGGTCCGCAAACAGGCAGAGATAAATGAATTCACCACCCGTGAAGCCAGGCGGAATGTTTCCGGATTCCGTATCCAGGTGATCAATACCACTGACCGCAATGCAGCCATTTCTGCAAAGACAAGGGTGTATAAACTTTTCCCGGAACTGAAAGCCTACCTGATGTACCAGTCACCTTATTTCAGGTTAAGGGTAGGCAATTTCAAGACCAGGAAAGAAGCGGAAGAATACCAGCGGCAATTAGCAAGGGAGTTTAAGAACAACGTTTACATTGTCAATGATGTGATAGAGGTTGATCCTACCGACTCCCTCATGCAGGAACAATAA
- the deoC gene encoding deoxyribose-phosphate aldolase: MNIAGYIDHTILKPTTTIADIEKLCNESVEYGFAAVCVPPPFVKRAAAILAPTHVKVATVVGFPFGYSATEAKVAETILAIVDGAHEIDMVINLIALRQQDWSYLEKEVRLLVEVCHNKGKLLKVIIESGILTEGEIIACCQKLGPLGIDFMKTSTGYAEKGASVEAVELMRKHLPAGVRIKASGGIRDYAFASALVAAGAERLGCSASVAIVKGEPGHNTTGY; encoded by the coding sequence ATGAACATAGCAGGGTATATCGACCATACTATTTTGAAGCCTACCACCACCATCGCAGATATTGAGAAATTATGTAATGAGTCGGTGGAATATGGATTTGCTGCTGTTTGCGTTCCTCCTCCCTTTGTAAAAAGGGCCGCTGCCATCCTTGCGCCGACCCATGTCAAAGTGGCTACGGTCGTAGGTTTTCCTTTTGGCTATTCAGCAACAGAGGCAAAAGTGGCGGAGACCATCCTTGCCATTGTTGATGGCGCACATGAGATCGACATGGTCATCAATCTTATCGCATTAAGGCAGCAGGACTGGTCCTACCTGGAGAAGGAAGTTCGGCTACTGGTGGAGGTATGCCACAATAAGGGTAAACTCCTAAAGGTGATCATTGAAAGCGGGATCCTTACAGAAGGAGAGATCATTGCTTGCTGCCAGAAACTCGGCCCCTTAGGTATTGATTTCATGAAAACCTCTACAGGCTATGCAGAAAAAGGCGCCAGTGTAGAAGCGGTAGAACTGATGCGCAAACATCTGCCGGCAGGTGTAAGGATAAAGGCTTCCGGCGGCATTCGCGATTATGCCTTTGCCAGCGCCCTGGTTGCTGCCGGGGCCGAAAGGTTAGGCTGCAGCGCCAGCGTGGCCATTGTTAAGGGAGAACCCGGGCACAACACAACAGGCTATTAA